Proteins co-encoded in one Papaver somniferum cultivar HN1 chromosome 5, ASM357369v1, whole genome shotgun sequence genomic window:
- the LOC113282669 gene encoding protein RTF2 homolog — protein sequence MDSDANMQIIISSPDLQIPSRSIIMNPNRTIQHLKQKFLPKTIPSQTLDSLYFTHHGKPLTDTSTISSSCNLNSSISNLTLRIRVCGGGGDGGATGAESRDCYLNMYAVKKPDKVDPNETRLSKWTTCALSFEPLKPPCVIDQIGNMFNKESLVEALLGKKLPKGFGHIKGLKDMIPIHLSPIPKKKNDSDDVDNISFDTKFQCPVAGVELNGKYKLFALRSCGHVLSAKALKEVKSSSTCIVCHKEYTEFDKIVINGSEEEVAELKERMELEKAKLREKVKEKKKMKVKSNVGLKEEEEMNNVSLECSKLSGMKHGIEEKEVELVKNVGNGKIGGNKGGSSLVKEESNGVPKKKFKATDIAPPNATKVYASIFTSSRKSDFKETYSCRSLPLGRN from the coding sequence atggattCAGATGCAAATATgcaaatcataatatcatcaccaGACCTACAAATCCCATCTCGATCCATTATCATGAACCCTAACCGAACAATCCAACATCTCAAACAAAAATTCCTCCCAAAAACAATCCCATCACAAACCCTAGATTCTCTGTACTTTACTCACCATGGAAAACCCCTTACAGACAcctcaacaatatcatcaagttGCAATTTAAACTCATCAATTTCTAACCTAACtcttcgaattagggtttgtggcggtggtggtgatggaggagCAACTGGTGCGGAATCACGAGATTGTTATCTTAATATGTACGCAGTTAAGAAACCAGATAAAGTTGATCCAAATGAAACAAGATTATCTAAATGGACGACTTGTGCTTTATCATTTGAGCCATTGAAACCTCCTTGTGTGATTGATCAGATTGGGAATATGTTTAATAAAGAATCACTGGTTGAGGCATTGTTAGGGAAGAAATTGCCTAAAGGGTTTGGGCATATTAAGGGTTTGAAAGATATGATTCCAATTCATCTTTCTCCGATTCCAAAAAAGAAGAACGATAGCGATGATGTTGATAACATTAGTTTCGATACGAAGTTTCAGTGTCCAGTTGCTGGTGTGGAGTTGAATGGTAAGTATAAGCTTTTTGCTTTGAGGAGTTGTGGTCATGTTTTGAGTGCAAAAGCATTGAAAGAAGTTAAATCATCGTCTACTTGTATTGTTTGTCATAAAGAGTACACAGAATTTGATAAAATTGTGATTAATGGGAGTGAGGAAGAAGTAGCTGAGTTGAAGGAAAGAATGGAATTGGAGAAGGCGAAGTTAAGAgaaaaggtaaaggagaagaagaagatgaaggtgaAGAGTAATGTGGGGttaaaggaggaggaggagatgaaTAATGTGAGTTTGGAGTGTTCGAAATTGAGTGGGATGAAACATGGGATTGAGGAGAAGGAGGTGGAGTTGGTTAAAAATGTAGGGAACGGAAAGATTGGTGGTAACAAGGGAGGGTCTTCTCTTGTTAAAGAGGAGAGTAATGGggtgcctaagaaaaagtttaaAGCAACTGATATAGCTCCACCCAATGCTACAAAGGTTTATGCTTCCATTTTCACTTCGTCAAGGAAATCAGACTTCAAGGAAACTTATAGTTGCAGATCTCTACCACTAGGTAGAAATTGA